A single genomic interval of Solimonas sp. K1W22B-7 harbors:
- a CDS encoding thiol-activated cytolysin family protein: protein MPEAINVKAVRINPALLRATARLRPQVKFKFQVPKRAELFAAPVKLAHGGTVNVTALRNPTASSRTSRKSSGTGNQGAWACSTASYSMEIISREAAVLNPNFANMYPGAVYDYKEIANGSYKPLPYTRKPISINVDGMTFAKAAMTVPHPSQSTIRQAIATMKGSQKAQGGSRTFGSSFEVLSEEDLFIRTGGSGYFLGFGGSHQVDYKSNRKSYKYFIDVAQTYYTIGVDDTVNEPSDFFVTKAEQPSSKDALDEAKIDPNWVYVEDVAYGRLLQVMFESDEDLETVGIDVKAHANLLVAGGEGSLSSDQRSMLSRTTITLAAIGGKAEYAGKLVNSTFADLRRRVDDYFGGANDEVPIAYSLRTLDGSLVGTKMMTEFTSRQCSPLATKYKVTWKNVRCLRSDDQDSNSNPEDTKLLVRIRAWDGKGKDIVDQAKINLPMLQMQEVMKAAGKELWTFGKGNEDHPVELATGEVRDFSTNYLVFPITPGDKNAKIGIRADVLEYDGFGDVDDNFADEAKSYTVADVGSGKDVKLLCTHDDSRIEFNFRIEPIYE, encoded by the coding sequence ATGCCGGAAGCAATCAACGTCAAGGCCGTCCGCATCAATCCCGCCCTGCTCAGGGCCACCGCGCGCCTGCGGCCGCAGGTCAAGTTCAAGTTCCAGGTTCCCAAGCGCGCCGAACTGTTCGCCGCGCCGGTCAAGCTGGCCCACGGCGGAACGGTCAACGTCACCGCGCTGCGCAATCCCACCGCCTCCAGCCGTACGTCGCGCAAGAGCTCCGGCACCGGCAACCAGGGCGCCTGGGCCTGCAGCACGGCGAGCTACTCGATGGAGATCATCAGCCGCGAGGCGGCGGTGCTGAATCCGAACTTCGCCAACATGTATCCGGGCGCGGTCTACGACTACAAGGAAATCGCCAACGGCAGCTACAAGCCGCTGCCCTACACGCGCAAGCCGATCTCGATCAACGTCGACGGCATGACCTTCGCCAAGGCGGCGATGACCGTGCCGCATCCCTCGCAGTCCACGATCCGCCAGGCCATCGCCACCATGAAGGGCAGCCAGAAGGCGCAGGGCGGCAGCCGCACCTTCGGCAGCTCCTTCGAGGTGCTGTCGGAGGAGGACCTGTTCATCCGCACCGGCGGTTCGGGCTACTTCCTGGGCTTCGGCGGCTCGCACCAGGTGGACTACAAGTCCAACCGCAAGTCCTACAAGTACTTCATCGACGTGGCGCAGACCTACTACACGATCGGCGTGGACGACACCGTCAACGAGCCCTCCGACTTCTTCGTCACCAAGGCCGAGCAGCCCAGCAGCAAGGACGCGCTGGACGAGGCCAAGATCGATCCGAACTGGGTCTACGTCGAGGACGTGGCCTACGGCCGCCTGCTGCAGGTGATGTTCGAGAGCGACGAAGACCTGGAGACCGTCGGCATCGACGTCAAGGCGCACGCCAACCTGCTGGTCGCCGGTGGCGAGGGCAGCCTCAGCTCCGACCAGCGCAGCATGCTCAGCCGCACCACGATCACGCTGGCGGCGATCGGCGGCAAGGCTGAGTACGCCGGCAAGCTGGTCAACAGCACGTTCGCCGACCTGCGCAGGCGCGTCGACGATTACTTCGGCGGCGCCAACGACGAGGTGCCCATCGCCTACAGCCTGCGCACCCTGGACGGCTCGCTGGTGGGCACGAAGATGATGACCGAGTTCACCAGCCGCCAGTGCTCGCCGCTGGCCACCAAGTACAAGGTAACCTGGAAGAACGTGCGCTGCCTGCGCAGCGACGACCAGGACAGCAACAGCAACCCCGAGGACACCAAGCTGCTGGTGCGTATCCGTGCCTGGGACGGCAAGGGCAAGGACATCGTCGACCAGGCCAAGATCAACCTGCCGATGCTGCAGATGCAGGAGGTGATGAAGGCCGCCGGCAAGGAGCTGTGGACCTTCGGCAAGGGCAACGAGGACCATCCGGTGGAACTGGCGACCGGAGAGGTGCGCGACTTCTCGACCAACTACCTGGTCTTCCCGATCACCCCGGGCGACAAGAACGCCAAGATCGGCATCCGCGCCGACGTGCTGGAGTACGACGGCTTCGGCGACGTCGACGACAACTTCGCCGACGAGGCCAAGAGCTACACCGTCGCCGACGTCGGCAGCGGCAAGGACGTGAAGCTGCTGTGCACCCACGATGACTCGCGCATCGAGTTCAACTTCCGCATCGAACCGATCTACGAGTAA
- a CDS encoding glycosyltransferase family protein, which yields MRIAYGVMGYGRGHAMRTMSVLPALMQEHEVTVFAGGDAYDVLAPLFPTVRIPTIGYRYNLHGSHSLPRTFSENLAPMTDLLFGGLGMEQMAREFRERGIELAISDSEAWTHRTAQKLKIPRISFDHVGIIAYCKPHFPPDLWLTGMRDAVGYRSLMGIPERILISSFYPAEGKYPGVKVIGPMLRDEALRTKPTRGDYLLCYFNKGEHQFLPQVDRALRLLDHPVVIYGTPYRGKVENLDFRAPSNEWFLHDLAHCRAVLSTAGNVLIGEAIHFGKPILAMPEDAFEQRLNAYMIERMGVGMRAEMKRLTPSDVDRFMGNDEYYRSNMGEHARDGRAEAIATLHQYIEELGGSRSKSRVKKRAAARPRAGRVLQQPA from the coding sequence ATGCGTATTGCCTATGGCGTAATGGGCTACGGACGCGGGCATGCGATGCGGACCATGTCCGTGCTGCCCGCGCTGATGCAGGAGCACGAGGTCACCGTCTTCGCCGGCGGCGACGCCTACGACGTGCTGGCACCGCTGTTCCCGACGGTGCGCATCCCCACCATCGGCTACCGCTACAACCTGCACGGCAGCCACTCGCTGCCGCGCACCTTCAGCGAAAACCTCGCGCCGATGACCGACCTGCTGTTCGGCGGCCTGGGCATGGAGCAGATGGCGCGCGAGTTCCGCGAGCGTGGCATCGAGCTGGCGATCTCCGACTCCGAGGCCTGGACGCACCGCACCGCGCAGAAGCTGAAGATTCCGCGCATCAGCTTCGATCACGTCGGCATCATCGCCTACTGCAAGCCGCACTTCCCGCCGGACCTGTGGCTCACCGGCATGCGCGATGCCGTCGGCTACCGTTCGCTGATGGGCATTCCCGAGCGCATCCTGATCTCCAGCTTCTATCCCGCCGAGGGCAAGTACCCGGGCGTGAAGGTGATCGGCCCGATGCTGCGCGACGAGGCGCTGCGCACCAAGCCGACCCGCGGCGACTACCTGCTGTGCTACTTCAACAAGGGCGAGCACCAGTTCCTGCCGCAGGTGGACCGCGCGCTGCGCCTGCTGGACCACCCGGTGGTGATCTACGGCACGCCCTATCGCGGCAAGGTCGAGAATCTCGACTTCCGCGCGCCCAGCAACGAATGGTTCCTGCACGACCTGGCGCATTGCCGCGCCGTGCTGTCCACCGCCGGCAATGTCCTGATCGGCGAGGCAATCCACTTCGGCAAGCCGATCCTGGCCATGCCCGAGGACGCCTTCGAGCAGCGCCTCAACGCCTACATGATCGAACGCATGGGTGTGGGCATGCGCGCCGAGATGAAGCGCCTGACGCCCAGCGACGTCGATCGCTTCATGGGCAACGACGAGTACTACCGCTCCAACATGGGCGAACATGCCCGCGACGGCCGCGCCGAGGCCATCGCCACGCTGCACCAGTACATCGAGGAGCTGGGTGGCTCCCGCTCCAAAAGCCGCGTGAAGAAGCGCGCCGCGGCCCGCCCGCGGGCGGGCAGGGTCCTGCAGCAGCCGGCCTGA
- the msrB gene encoding peptide-methionine (R)-S-oxide reductase MsrB — translation MEKITRTDAEWRAALTPEQYRVTRQGGTECAFTGALWDDHRDGVFHCVCCGLPLFDSSKKFESGTGWPSFFDPAVNGAVASREDNSHFMRRVEVLCARCDAHLGHVFPDGPKPTGLRYCINSAALEFKGRAKD, via the coding sequence ATGGAAAAAATCACCAGGACCGACGCCGAATGGCGTGCCGCGTTGACCCCCGAACAGTACCGTGTGACCCGCCAGGGTGGCACCGAGTGCGCCTTCACCGGCGCGCTCTGGGACGACCATCGCGACGGCGTGTTCCACTGCGTTTGCTGCGGCCTGCCGCTGTTCGACTCCAGCAAGAAGTTCGAGTCCGGCACCGGCTGGCCGAGCTTCTTCGACCCCGCCGTGAACGGCGCGGTGGCCAGCCGCGAGGACAACAGCCATTTCATGCGCCGCGTCGAGGTGCTCTGCGCCCGCTGCGACGCCCACCTGGGCCATGTCTTCCCCGACGGCCCCAAGCCGACCGGGCTGCGCTACTGCATCAACTCGGCGGCGCTGGAGTTCAAGGGCCGCGCCAAGGATTAA
- a CDS encoding prolyl oligopeptidase family serine peptidase, with product MLRVLAAGLLAGFTCVCSAQEPALSDDPYLWLEDVGGERALDWVRGQNAHSLGELQADPSYAPLRRDLLAILDSDARIPDVHQMGGHWYNFWKDAAHPRGIWRRTTPAEYRRARPRWETLLDLDALNRAENENWVWHGAECLRPAPGQSWERCLVALSRGGSDADVTREFSLVTKGFVADGFQRPEAKGALSWIDRDNVYVYSDFGPGSLTESGYPRVVKQWRRGTPMSDATIVYEGKGSDLYIAARHDDSPGYERDYVIRSLAFYNEELYLRGADGALTKLDVPNSADKTIAREWLLLQLREPWTAGGRDYTAGSLLAIRFEAFMAGKRGFTLLFEPDAHSSLAGISWTRGHLLLNVLQDVKNRLFVLTPADGAWPREPLAGAPTIGTVMVEGVDPDESDDYFMIATGYLTPSTLYHAAIGQKPKALKAAPAFFDAKGLQVQQHFARSRDGTQVPYFLVSRRKLTRDGSNPTLLYGYGGFEVSLTPAYSAGVGRGWLTQGGVYVVANIRGGGEYGPRWHQAALKQNRLRAYEDFAAVAQDLVARRITSPKHLGIQGGSNGGLLVGNMLVQYPQLLGAVVCQVPLLDMRRYHKLLAGASWMAEYGDPDDPAQWDYIRGFSPYQALRKDAKLPPVLFMTSTRDDRVHPGHARKMMARMLEQEHPALYYENIEGGHGGAADNAQLATMQALAYTFLRRQLMR from the coding sequence ATGCTCCGTGTCCTTGCCGCCGGCCTGCTGGCCGGCTTCACCTGTGTTTGCTCCGCGCAGGAGCCCGCCTTGAGCGACGACCCCTACCTCTGGCTCGAGGATGTCGGCGGCGAGCGGGCGCTGGACTGGGTGCGCGGGCAGAACGCGCACAGCCTGGGCGAACTGCAGGCCGACCCGTCCTATGCGCCGCTGCGCCGCGACCTGCTGGCGATCCTGGATTCCGACGCCCGCATTCCCGACGTCCACCAGATGGGCGGCCACTGGTACAACTTCTGGAAGGACGCCGCCCATCCGCGCGGCATCTGGCGCCGCACCACGCCGGCGGAATACCGCAGGGCCCGGCCGCGCTGGGAAACCCTGCTGGACCTGGACGCACTGAACCGCGCCGAGAACGAGAACTGGGTCTGGCATGGCGCCGAGTGCCTGCGCCCCGCGCCCGGCCAGTCCTGGGAGCGTTGCCTGGTGGCCCTGTCGCGCGGCGGCAGCGACGCCGACGTGACTCGCGAGTTCAGCCTGGTCACCAAGGGCTTCGTCGCCGACGGCTTCCAGCGGCCCGAGGCCAAGGGCGCGCTGTCCTGGATCGACCGCGACAACGTCTATGTCTACAGCGACTTCGGCCCCGGCTCGCTGACCGAGTCCGGCTACCCGCGCGTGGTCAAGCAATGGCGCCGCGGCACGCCGATGAGCGATGCGACGATCGTCTACGAGGGTAAAGGCTCCGATCTCTACATCGCCGCCCGCCACGACGACTCGCCGGGCTACGAGCGCGACTACGTGATCCGCTCGCTGGCCTTCTACAACGAGGAGCTGTACCTGCGCGGTGCCGACGGCGCGCTGACGAAGCTGGACGTGCCGAACTCGGCGGACAAGACCATCGCGCGCGAGTGGCTGCTGCTGCAGCTGCGCGAGCCCTGGACCGCCGGTGGCCGCGACTACACGGCCGGCTCGCTGCTGGCGATCCGCTTCGAGGCCTTCATGGCCGGCAAGCGCGGGTTCACGCTGCTGTTCGAGCCCGACGCGCACAGCTCGCTGGCCGGCATCAGCTGGACCCGCGGCCATTTGCTGCTCAACGTGCTGCAGGACGTCAAGAACCGGCTGTTCGTGCTGACCCCGGCAGACGGCGCGTGGCCGCGCGAGCCGCTGGCCGGCGCCCCGACCATCGGCACGGTGATGGTGGAGGGCGTCGACCCGGACGAGTCCGACGATTACTTCATGATCGCCACCGGCTACCTCACGCCGAGCACGCTGTACCACGCCGCGATAGGACAGAAGCCCAAGGCGCTGAAGGCGGCGCCCGCCTTCTTCGACGCCAAAGGCCTGCAGGTGCAGCAGCACTTCGCCCGCAGCCGCGACGGCACCCAGGTGCCTTACTTCCTGGTGTCGCGCAGGAAGCTGACGCGGGACGGCAGCAACCCGACGCTGCTCTACGGCTATGGCGGTTTCGAGGTGTCGCTGACGCCGGCCTACAGTGCCGGTGTCGGCCGCGGCTGGCTGACGCAGGGCGGCGTCTACGTGGTGGCCAACATCCGCGGCGGCGGCGAGTACGGCCCGCGCTGGCACCAGGCCGCGCTGAAGCAGAACCGCCTGCGCGCCTACGAGGACTTCGCCGCGGTGGCGCAGGACCTCGTCGCCCGCAGGATCACCTCGCCGAAGCACCTGGGCATCCAGGGCGGCAGCAACGGCGGCCTGCTGGTGGGCAACATGCTGGTGCAGTATCCGCAGCTGCTCGGCGCGGTGGTCTGCCAGGTGCCGCTGCTGGACATGCGCCGCTACCACAAGCTGCTGGCCGGGGCCTCGTGGATGGCCGAGTACGGCGACCCCGACGATCCCGCGCAGTGGGATTACATCCGCGGCTTCTCGCCCTACCAGGCGCTGCGCAAGGACGCGAAGCTTCCGCCGGTGCTGTTCATGACCTCCACCCGCGACGACCGCGTCCACCCGGGCCACGCCCGCAAGATGATGGCGCGCATGCTGGAGCAGGAGCACCCGGCGCTGTACTACGAGAACATCGAGGGCGGCCATGGCGGCGCGGCGGACAATGCGCAGCTGGCGACGATGCAGGCGCTGGCCTACACCTTCCTGCGGCGGCAGCTGATGCGCTGA
- a CDS encoding AraC family transcriptional regulator: MKTEDLSKPTIGIAYVQLSLQLGTERGISHEVLLKDLGIGTLQLAQPDGRVPFLQYGRLCARLLRLTGETGLGLEFGLRTTLTTHGLISYGALCQATLREALQFTLRFAPRLMSPGFSLRSFEEDGSAVIDLSETVQYGPLHQYAVDMHLSATAMMLRQQLPGLATELWFKCEEPPHFARYRDRLPLARFGMGANQIRFAAGNLDQPLATANAVTAQLVRGHCEQESSRIAVPEDFVGRVRALLVNGQQSYPDLETLASGLHVSARTLKRRLHDQGFSYKRLLDEARQRDATRLLKETALSVEQIATRLGYSDAANFSRAFRRVTGAPPSTVRAGV; the protein is encoded by the coding sequence ATGAAGACGGAAGACCTGTCCAAGCCCACCATCGGCATCGCCTACGTGCAGCTGTCGCTGCAACTGGGGACGGAGCGCGGCATCTCCCACGAAGTCCTGCTGAAGGACCTGGGCATCGGCACGCTGCAGCTGGCGCAGCCGGACGGCCGCGTGCCCTTCCTGCAGTACGGCCGGCTTTGCGCGCGCCTGCTGCGGCTGACCGGAGAGACCGGCCTGGGGCTGGAATTCGGCCTGCGCACCACGCTCACCACCCACGGCCTGATCAGCTACGGCGCGCTATGCCAGGCGACGCTGCGCGAAGCCCTGCAGTTCACGCTGCGCTTCGCGCCGCGCCTGATGTCGCCCGGCTTCAGCCTGCGCAGCTTCGAAGAGGACGGCAGCGCGGTGATCGATCTCTCCGAAACCGTGCAGTACGGCCCGCTGCACCAGTACGCGGTGGACATGCACCTGTCGGCCACGGCGATGATGCTGCGCCAGCAGCTGCCCGGCCTGGCCACGGAACTATGGTTCAAGTGCGAGGAACCGCCGCACTTCGCCCGCTACCGCGACCGCCTGCCGTTGGCGCGTTTCGGCATGGGCGCCAACCAGATCCGCTTTGCCGCCGGCAACCTGGACCAGCCGCTGGCCACCGCCAACGCGGTGACGGCACAGCTGGTGCGCGGCCACTGCGAGCAGGAGTCCTCGCGCATCGCGGTGCCGGAGGACTTCGTCGGCCGCGTGCGCGCGCTGCTGGTCAACGGCCAGCAAAGCTACCCGGACCTGGAGACGCTGGCCAGCGGGCTGCACGTGTCGGCGCGCACGCTCAAGCGCCGCCTGCACGACCAGGGCTTCAGCTACAAGCGCCTGCTCGACGAGGCGCGCCAGCGCGACGCCACACGCCTGCTGAAGGAGACGGCGCTGTCGGTGGAGCAGATCGCGACGCGGCTGGGCTACTCCGACGCGGCGAACTTCTCGCGGGCCTTCCGGCGCGTGACGGGGGCTCCGCCGAGCACGGTGCGCGCGGGGGTCTGA
- a CDS encoding AraC family transcriptional regulator, whose protein sequence is MSTANPRDMFAAMTVDTLSLPTVHNAYGLLTLQLAANRGIDRELLLEGIGISAALLHKPEGRITLRQWGRLIARTLKLTGQPGIGYEFGMRNNLTSHGIFGYGLLSRATVREAFEFGSRFHPLTTVACGMRHYADRGQAVLQLIECVPYGSVRQSVIEMSLVSWWHTLVQSFGGIQPQFEIWFEWPEPAYYAMYRDQLPPVRFGTGVNELRCPAALLDKPLTTSNPVTAPQILAQCERELSLLQPSGDCLTRVRAALLSKPGEYPGLDEVAERLCTSSRTLKRRLQQQGANFQQLLDEVRHREAVRLLENPTLSVEEIANRVGYSSSANFTRAFRKWVGNTPGAFRTEMRRQQRTQ, encoded by the coding sequence TTGTCCACGGCAAACCCGCGCGATATGTTCGCCGCCATGACGGTGGACACGCTCTCGCTTCCGACGGTGCACAACGCTTACGGGCTGCTGACGCTGCAGCTCGCGGCGAACCGTGGCATCGACCGCGAGCTGCTGCTCGAGGGCATCGGCATCAGCGCGGCGCTGCTGCACAAGCCCGAGGGACGCATCACGCTGCGCCAGTGGGGCCGGCTGATCGCACGCACGCTCAAGCTCACCGGCCAGCCCGGCATCGGCTACGAGTTCGGCATGCGCAACAACCTGACCTCGCACGGCATCTTCGGCTACGGCCTGCTGAGCCGCGCGACGGTGCGCGAGGCCTTCGAGTTCGGCTCGCGCTTCCATCCGCTGACCACCGTGGCCTGCGGCATGCGCCACTACGCGGACCGGGGCCAGGCGGTGCTGCAGCTGATCGAATGCGTGCCCTACGGCAGCGTGCGCCAGAGCGTCATCGAGATGAGCCTGGTGAGCTGGTGGCACACGCTGGTGCAGAGCTTCGGCGGCATCCAGCCGCAATTCGAGATCTGGTTCGAATGGCCGGAGCCGGCCTACTACGCGATGTATCGCGACCAACTGCCGCCGGTGCGCTTCGGCACCGGGGTGAATGAACTGCGCTGCCCCGCGGCGCTGCTGGACAAACCCTTGACGACCTCCAACCCCGTGACCGCGCCGCAGATCCTGGCGCAATGCGAACGCGAACTGAGCCTGCTGCAGCCCTCGGGCGACTGCCTGACGCGGGTGCGTGCCGCCCTGCTCAGCAAGCCCGGCGAGTACCCCGGCCTGGACGAAGTGGCCGAGCGGCTCTGCACCTCCTCGCGCACGCTCAAGCGCCGCCTGCAGCAGCAGGGCGCCAACTTCCAGCAGCTGCTCGACGAGGTGCGCCACCGCGAGGCGGTGCGCCTGCTGGAGAACCCGACGCTGAGCGTGGAGGAGATCGCCAACCGCGTCGGCTACAGCAGCTCGGCCAATTTCACCCGCGCCTTCCGCAAGTGGGTGGGTAACACGCCGGGCGCCTTCCGCACCGAGATGCGGCGGCAGCAGCGCACCCAGTAA
- a CDS encoding AraC family transcriptional regulator produces the protein MKHEVLHNRTIPLTYVLLTMQQAEERGVSRARLLRGLPISPAVFEQAETRLSLLQYTQIIYRALEETGDPSLGYEFALRCNLTAHGFFGYGLMSQPTLREVVEFAIRFVQLCTPCYSVRLSEDATDAVIEVSEAIPFGPLYQYGFDMFLVCFARMAQQLEIPFGNDLELWFPWPEPPHFERYRDQLPARLRFSMPAFHIRVPRKYANLPIRTGNALTAQLLARQCERELSLLGLSNDLLARVRAALATRIGSYPDLTTLSQGLFMSTRTLKRRLQEHGRSYQQLLDEARHRDALRLLDGHGLSIEEIADRLGYSSSANFTRAFRKWTGTTPGAWRHRGAELPMDAALVPA, from the coding sequence ATGAAACACGAGGTCCTCCATAACAGAACCATCCCGCTGACCTACGTCCTGCTGACGATGCAGCAGGCCGAGGAACGCGGCGTCAGCCGCGCGCGGCTGCTGCGGGGCCTGCCGATCTCGCCGGCCGTCTTCGAGCAGGCCGAGACGCGTTTGTCGCTGCTGCAGTACACCCAGATCATCTACCGCGCGCTGGAAGAGACCGGCGATCCCTCGCTGGGCTACGAATTCGCGCTGCGCTGCAACCTCACCGCACACGGCTTCTTCGGCTACGGGCTGATGAGCCAGCCGACGCTGCGCGAAGTCGTGGAGTTCGCCATCCGCTTCGTGCAGCTGTGCACGCCCTGCTACAGCGTGCGGCTGTCCGAGGATGCGACCGACGCGGTCATCGAGGTGTCGGAGGCGATTCCCTTCGGCCCGCTGTACCAGTACGGCTTCGACATGTTCCTGGTGTGCTTCGCGCGCATGGCGCAGCAGCTGGAGATTCCCTTCGGGAACGACCTGGAGCTGTGGTTCCCCTGGCCGGAGCCGCCGCATTTCGAGCGCTACCGCGACCAGCTGCCGGCACGACTGCGCTTCTCGATGCCGGCCTTCCATATCCGCGTGCCGCGCAAGTACGCGAACCTGCCGATCCGCACCGGCAACGCGCTGACGGCGCAGCTGCTGGCGCGGCAGTGCGAGCGCGAGCTGTCGCTGCTGGGACTGTCCAACGACCTGCTGGCACGGGTGCGCGCGGCACTGGCCACGCGCATCGGCAGCTACCCCGATCTGACCACGCTGTCGCAGGGCCTGTTCATGTCCACGCGCACGCTCAAGCGGCGCCTGCAGGAGCATGGCCGCAGCTACCAGCAGCTGCTCGACGAAGCGCGCCACCGCGACGCCCTGCGCCTGCTCGACGGCCACGGCCTGAGCATCGAGGAGATCGCCGACCGTCTCGGCTACAGCAGCTCGGCGAACTTCACGCGCGCCTTCCGCAAGTGGACCGGCACCACGCCGGGCGCATGGCGCCATCGCGGCGCGGAACTGCCGATGGATGCCGCGCTGGTCCCTGCCTGA
- a CDS encoding type 1 glutamine amidotransferase produces MRVHWLQHADFEDLGCIAPWLAQRGDTVSCTRLQQGETPPSADSFDWLIVMGGPMNIYEHDAHPWLRAEKALIRQAVNSGKKLLGICLGSQLIADVLGGPVTRNAHSEVGWFDLELSEAGRRSKFFGGFPPRFTAFHWHGDTFALPPGAQTLMSSEACANQAYEVDGRIAAIQFHLEVTAANAREWFEHERPAPARYVQAPEQIMAQLDHFAGNNRLMLQLLQGFVE; encoded by the coding sequence ATGCGCGTCCACTGGCTGCAGCACGCCGACTTCGAGGACCTGGGCTGCATCGCCCCCTGGCTGGCGCAGCGTGGCGACACCGTCAGCTGCACCCGCCTGCAGCAGGGCGAGACGCCGCCTTCCGCCGACAGCTTCGACTGGCTGATCGTGATGGGTGGCCCGATGAACATCTACGAGCACGACGCACATCCCTGGCTGCGTGCGGAGAAGGCGTTGATCCGCCAGGCGGTGAACTCCGGCAAGAAGCTGCTGGGCATCTGCCTGGGCTCGCAGCTGATCGCCGATGTGCTCGGCGGGCCGGTGACGCGCAATGCCCACAGCGAGGTCGGCTGGTTCGACCTGGAGTTGAGCGAGGCCGGGCGCCGCTCGAAGTTCTTCGGCGGCTTTCCGCCACGCTTCACCGCCTTCCACTGGCACGGCGATACCTTCGCCCTGCCGCCGGGCGCACAGACGCTGATGTCCTCCGAGGCCTGCGCCAACCAGGCCTACGAAGTGGACGGCCGCATCGCGGCGATCCAGTTCCACCTGGAGGTGACCGCCGCCAATGCTCGCGAATGGTTCGAGCATGAGCGGCCGGCACCGGCGCGCTACGTGCAGGCGCCGGAGCAGATCATGGCGCAGCTGGATCACTTCGCCGGCAACAACCGCCTGATGCTGCAGCTGCTGCAGGGGTTTGTAGAGTAG
- a CDS encoding patatin-like phospholipase family protein: MLTAGGARGAYQAGVLKRISELPRLRGKPLPFPIITGASAGAINGAAMASYHGDFGLGAELLAKLWAQLTVTDVFRTDTAALARGAADLVLDMALGGLTGAGRTQALVDTAPLQAFLGRHLPLENIAKAIDRGGLEAIAVTATGYHSGKAFTFVQGRPGRPLWNKSRRVALATTLTLDHIRASASIPIVFPPVPLSAGGSTAWFGDGALRLTTPLSPAIRLGAERLFAIGVRCQESADSLLRSELSTADDVISGLNRPPLAQICGVFMNAIFLDHLDADLDHLKRMNELVAAYQQAARGKVQEGVSEPMRILRPLVISPSADIAIIAKTLAHRMPRSIRYVLDGLGTPDAQSADLTSYLLFDTAFTRELISLGYRDAAQRIDEIEDFLLAD; encoded by the coding sequence GTGCTGACCGCCGGCGGCGCGCGCGGTGCCTACCAGGCCGGCGTGCTCAAGCGCATCAGCGAACTGCCGCGCCTGCGCGGCAAGCCCCTGCCGTTCCCGATCATCACCGGCGCCTCCGCCGGCGCCATCAACGGTGCCGCGATGGCGTCCTATCACGGCGACTTCGGCTTGGGCGCCGAACTGCTGGCCAAGCTGTGGGCACAGCTCACCGTCACCGACGTGTTCCGTACCGACACCGCGGCGCTGGCGCGCGGCGCCGCCGACCTGGTGCTGGACATGGCCCTGGGCGGCCTCACCGGCGCCGGGCGCACGCAGGCGCTGGTGGACACGGCACCGCTGCAGGCCTTCCTCGGCCGCCACCTGCCGCTGGAGAACATCGCCAAGGCGATCGACCGCGGCGGGCTGGAGGCGATCGCCGTCACCGCCACCGGCTACCACTCCGGCAAGGCCTTCACCTTCGTGCAGGGCCGGCCCGGCCGGCCGCTGTGGAACAAGAGCCGCCGCGTGGCGCTGGCGACGACACTGACGCTGGACCACATCCGCGCCTCGGCCTCGATCCCCATCGTGTTCCCGCCGGTGCCGCTGTCGGCCGGCGGCTCCACCGCCTGGTTCGGCGACGGCGCCCTGCGCCTGACCACGCCGCTGAGCCCGGCGATCCGCCTCGGCGCCGAGCGCCTGTTCGCGATCGGCGTGCGCTGCCAGGAATCGGCCGACAGCCTGCTGCGTTCTGAACTGTCCACCGCCGACGACGTGATCTCGGGCCTGAACCGCCCGCCGCTGGCGCAGATCTGCGGCGTGTTCATGAACGCGATCTTCCTGGATCACCTCGACGCCGACCTGGACCACCTCAAGCGCATGAACGAACTGGTGGCGGCCTACCAGCAGGCCGCGCGCGGCAAGGTCCAGGAGGGCGTGTCCGAGCCGATGCGCATCCTGCGGCCGCTGGTGATCTCGCCTTCGGCGGACATCGCCATCATCGCCAAGACCCTGGCGCACCGCATGCCGCGCAGCATCCGCTACGTGCTCGACGGCCTGGGCACGCCCGACGCGCAGAGCGCCGACCTGACCAGCTACCTGCTGTTCGACACCGCGTTCACGCGCGAGCTGATCTCGCTGGGCTATCGTGACGCGGCGCAACGCATCGACGAGATCGAAGATTTTTTGTTGGCCGACTGA